The genomic window GCACTCCCCTGGCAATTGAGACGAATTTCTAAGGGCTCTTCTGCGGCAAGAATATCATTTTTGTAACCGTATTGACTATTCCAATACCGAAGGATTTTGCTTTTTCGAACAGGTCTAATTGAATCAGTCAGTTGGTCCATTTTTTGGGTTAATTCAATTAATTAAATACTCCCACTCGGCTGATAATGCAAATATTGATGTAAACCTTAGCCGAGTAACTGTTAAACAAATGATCTCATCTAAGTGTAATGTTTATCTAAAGGACGTAAGGAGATAAATTCATAATTTACACAAAAAAGCCTCGAAGGCAAAGTATCAAGGACATCAATTGTGAGAACTAAGAAGGACACATTAGTAAAGGCCATGATATCGAGTAAGCTTACTTTTATTCTTTACTAGAAAGTAGCTCTAGATAAATTTCCGTGCAAACAGGTAAGGTCATATGTTTCGCTTGATGCATGAAAATAATAAGAGACCATTAAAATTTCTGGCAGAGGCATTAGATGATATTAATTCTAGGCGGTAGTGGTTATGTGGGGCAGACGTTTCAGGCTGTTTTACAATCTCTGGGGATTGATTATAAGTCTTTGAGCCGATCGGCTGCTGACTATTCGCAGCGGTCGGTTCTAATCAAAGCGATCGAAGAACTAAAACCAAATTTTATTATCAATGCGGCTGGCTATACAGGTAAGCCTAATGTAGATCAAGCAGAGCTCGATAAAACTGAGTGCTTGAGAGCTAATGCAGTTCTTCCCGGTGTCGTAGGTGAGGTTTGTCGAGATCATGAAATACCCTGGGGACATGTTTCCTCAGGCTGTATTTTTACAGGTAACAATCAAGGCAAAGGCTTCTCTGAAGAGGATGCTCCCAATTTTACATTCAGGCAAAA from Verrucomicrobiota bacterium includes these protein-coding regions:
- a CDS encoding sugar nucleotide-binding protein gives rise to the protein MILILGGSGYVGQTFQAVLQSLGIDYKSLSRSAADYSQRSVLIKAIEELKPNFIINAAGYTGKPNVDQAELDKTECLRANAVLPGVVGEVCRDHEIPWGHVSSGCIFTGNNQGKGFSEEDAPNFTFRQNNCSFYSGTKALGEELLKDLSNCYIWRLRIPFHEINSPRNYLTKVMSYKRLLDVENSVSQLEEYVRACVKCWKEDFEFGTYNVTNPGFITTR